A stretch of Microbacterium caowuchunii DNA encodes these proteins:
- a CDS encoding SDR family NAD(P)-dependent oxidoreductase, with amino-acid sequence MSEGSPMDTSDIRLDGRVAIVTGSGRSLGRAYAIAMAAAGAAVVVNDVDAESAARTVADITDAGGQATAVVAAVGSSETADLLVETAISTYGRLDVLVANAGVLRDRVLWKMSDDDFDAVITTHLRGSFTCGRAAAVAMKAQEQGGRIVLIGSPAGQFGSFGQTNYAAAKAGLVAMARTWSLELARAGITANAVIPTALSPMTATIPAYTQVYEDYVAGKGIPEEYRRDHALGTPEDVASLIVWLASDRSGDVTGQAIGIGGDRLTLYSHPDVLATADHPGGWSAAEIDSAWREQFAALAQPSGPRSSR; translated from the coding sequence ATGTCAGAGGGCTCACCCATGGACACGAGCGACATCCGGCTCGACGGCCGCGTCGCGATCGTCACCGGATCCGGCCGCAGCCTCGGCCGTGCGTACGCGATCGCGATGGCCGCGGCGGGGGCGGCTGTCGTCGTGAACGACGTCGACGCCGAGAGCGCCGCCCGGACCGTGGCGGACATCACGGATGCGGGCGGGCAGGCGACGGCCGTCGTCGCGGCGGTGGGCTCCTCCGAGACCGCGGACCTCCTCGTCGAGACGGCGATCTCCACCTACGGCCGGCTCGACGTGCTCGTCGCGAACGCGGGCGTCCTCCGGGACCGCGTGCTGTGGAAGATGTCGGACGACGACTTCGACGCCGTGATCACGACGCACCTGCGCGGTTCGTTCACGTGCGGCCGTGCCGCGGCCGTCGCGATGAAGGCTCAGGAACAGGGCGGCCGGATCGTGCTCATCGGCTCTCCGGCCGGGCAGTTCGGGAGCTTCGGGCAGACGAACTACGCCGCAGCGAAGGCGGGGCTCGTGGCCATGGCGCGCACGTGGTCGCTGGAGCTCGCCCGGGCGGGTATCACCGCCAACGCGGTCATCCCGACGGCGCTGAGCCCGATGACGGCCACCATCCCCGCCTACACGCAGGTGTACGAGGACTACGTGGCGGGCAAGGGCATCCCCGAGGAGTACCGCCGCGATCACGCGCTGGGTACCCCCGAGGACGTCGCGTCCCTCATCGTCTGGCTCGCCTCCGACCGCTCCGGCGACGTGACGGGGCAGGCGATCGGCATCGGTGGCGACCGCCTCACCCTCTACTCGCACCCGGACGTGCTGGCCACGGCCGACCACCCCGGGGGGTGGAGTGCGGCGGAGATCGACTCGGCGTGGCGGGAGCAGTTCGCCGCGCTGGCGCAGCCGTCCGGGCCGCGCTCGTCCCGCTGA
- a CDS encoding MarR family winged helix-turn-helix transcriptional regulator: MEPQRSTIVYVVKQLELALRPRFLAACAEAGMTGAQYTALTVLERRPGITSSELARRSFVRAQTMAATIDPLLEAGLVRREPDPEHGRRMLLFLTEAGAAAIEILDPQVAGVEELMLADFDADERATFADLLRRARVSLDERGHRAPPAGQ, translated from the coding sequence GTGGAACCGCAGCGCAGCACCATCGTGTACGTCGTCAAGCAGCTCGAGCTGGCGTTGCGGCCGCGCTTCCTCGCCGCCTGCGCAGAGGCGGGCATGACCGGTGCCCAGTACACGGCCCTCACCGTGCTCGAGCGACGGCCCGGCATCACCAGCTCCGAACTCGCCCGCCGCTCCTTCGTGCGGGCGCAGACCATGGCCGCCACGATCGACCCGCTGCTGGAGGCGGGACTGGTGCGCCGGGAACCCGACCCCGAGCACGGCCGGCGGATGCTGCTCTTCCTGACCGAGGCTGGTGCGGCGGCGATCGAGATCCTCGATCCGCAGGTCGCCGGAGTCGAGGAACTCATGCTGGCCGACTTCGACGCGGACGAGCGCGCCACCTTCGCGGATCTGCTGCGTCGCGCACGGGTGTCGCTCGACGAGCGCGGTCACCGCGCGCCGCCGGCCGGGCAGTGA
- a CDS encoding aminomethyltransferase family protein — protein sequence MTESAAAAIARAGSAVELLRNAQARPTIFPVTPEFSNWRSEQRSWRESVALLDQSHHMTDLFISGPDALRLLADTGVNSFASFPVDAAKQFVAVNDEGYLIGDAILFHLEEQVYDLVGWYMVLDWVQFIGETGDYDVTFERDANSLMRAAGEDPRFYRYELQGPHALALMEKLTGAPVPPTRFFGMATFEIAGTTVRSLRHGMAGQPGFELFGPWSDGARVRDAIIAAGEEFGLVLVGSKAYSSANLESAWVPSPLPAIFTGARSGDYLEWLPAARLGSLAGSFVSDDIEDFYLTPYDLGYGRSVAFDHEFIGRAALEQHAAGDRRRKVTLIWDPEDVAAAQRSLYEEGTPAKFIDLPKARYGLYQVDRVTVDGVDVGISHDCGYITNEQVFASLASIEEAYAEPGMRVVVTWGEHPVSRKPAVEPHRQVEIRATVAPAPYSRFARENYRKS from the coding sequence ATGACCGAATCCGCTGCAGCCGCCATCGCCCGGGCGGGAAGCGCCGTCGAACTGCTGCGCAACGCGCAGGCGCGGCCGACGATCTTCCCGGTCACGCCGGAGTTCAGTAACTGGCGTTCGGAGCAGCGGTCCTGGCGCGAGAGCGTCGCCCTGCTCGACCAGTCCCACCACATGACCGATCTCTTCATCTCCGGCCCGGACGCCCTGCGCCTGCTGGCGGACACGGGCGTCAACAGCTTCGCGTCGTTCCCGGTCGACGCGGCCAAGCAGTTCGTGGCCGTCAACGACGAGGGCTATCTCATCGGCGACGCCATCCTGTTCCACCTCGAGGAGCAGGTCTACGACCTGGTCGGCTGGTACATGGTGCTGGACTGGGTGCAGTTCATCGGCGAGACCGGCGACTACGACGTCACCTTCGAGCGGGACGCCAACTCCCTCATGCGGGCGGCGGGCGAGGACCCGCGGTTCTACCGCTACGAGCTGCAGGGGCCCCACGCCCTCGCGCTCATGGAGAAGCTGACCGGCGCCCCCGTCCCGCCGACGAGGTTCTTCGGCATGGCGACCTTCGAGATCGCCGGCACCACCGTCCGCTCCCTGCGTCACGGGATGGCGGGCCAGCCGGGGTTCGAGCTGTTCGGGCCGTGGTCCGACGGTGCCCGCGTCCGGGACGCGATCATCGCGGCCGGCGAGGAGTTCGGGCTCGTGCTGGTGGGGTCGAAGGCCTACTCCTCTGCGAACCTGGAGTCCGCGTGGGTGCCCTCGCCGCTTCCGGCGATCTTCACCGGTGCCCGCTCCGGCGACTACCTGGAGTGGCTGCCCGCCGCCCGGCTCGGCTCGCTCGCCGGCAGTTTCGTCTCGGACGACATCGAGGACTTCTACCTCACTCCGTACGACCTGGGGTACGGGCGCAGCGTCGCGTTCGACCACGAGTTCATCGGCCGTGCGGCCCTCGAGCAGCACGCCGCGGGTGACCGGCGCCGCAAGGTGACGCTGATCTGGGACCCCGAGGACGTGGCCGCGGCGCAGCGATCGCTGTACGAGGAGGGGACGCCGGCGAAGTTCATCGATCTGCCCAAGGCCCGGTACGGGCTCTACCAGGTGGATCGGGTCACCGTGGACGGCGTGGATGTGGGAATCTCCCACGACTGCGGCTACATCACCAACGAGCAGGTCTTCGCCTCACTCGCGAGCATCGAGGAGGCATATGCCGAGCCGGGCATGCGGGTGGTCGTGACGTGGGGCGAGCATCCCGTCTCCCGTAAGCCCGCCGTCGAACCGCACCGTCAGGTGGAGATCCGGGCGACGGTCGCCCCCGCGCCGTACTCGCGGTTCGCCCGGGAGAACTACCGGAAGAGCTGA
- a CDS encoding LysR family transcriptional regulator, whose product MDLNLIRVFVAVAETRSLTAAAARLYVTQPAVSQALGRLRRELDDPLFRRVGRVMEPTPLAESVYPGFREAVAAVDRTLDGVHRFDPADSERTFRIALSELGEIGWLPAIVRAVRAHAPAMRIEVAPMDVLALPEWLARGTVDLAVTPSPVPGRFEKVVLKTQGYGVVMSARHPLADGPLELAAYASAAHVVVASDSGAPAVGQALRNAGVTIEPRVAANHFAALPPLLAGSRDLIATMPDTIAEGWARTWPLVVRPLPFEMPAIDVSLYRRSTTQHTAALDWLFGTVAHAIRGSSGRFQVIHGDATGP is encoded by the coding sequence ATGGATCTGAACCTCATCCGGGTCTTCGTCGCGGTCGCCGAGACGCGGAGCCTCACCGCCGCGGCCGCACGTCTGTACGTGACCCAGCCCGCGGTCAGCCAGGCGCTCGGGCGACTGCGGCGGGAACTCGACGACCCGCTGTTCCGGCGGGTGGGGCGGGTCATGGAACCGACGCCGCTGGCCGAGAGCGTCTACCCGGGGTTCCGCGAGGCGGTCGCGGCCGTCGACCGCACCCTCGACGGGGTGCACCGCTTCGATCCGGCGGACTCCGAGCGCACCTTCCGGATCGCCCTGAGCGAGCTGGGCGAGATCGGCTGGCTCCCCGCGATCGTCCGCGCTGTACGCGCCCACGCCCCGGCCATGCGGATCGAGGTCGCGCCCATGGATGTGCTCGCCCTGCCGGAGTGGCTCGCCCGCGGCACGGTGGACCTCGCCGTCACGCCGTCTCCGGTGCCGGGCCGCTTCGAGAAGGTCGTGCTGAAGACGCAGGGCTACGGGGTCGTGATGTCGGCGCGGCACCCCCTGGCCGACGGGCCGCTGGAGCTGGCGGCATACGCGTCCGCCGCCCACGTCGTCGTCGCGAGCGACTCGGGCGCGCCGGCCGTCGGCCAGGCGCTGCGGAACGCGGGGGTGACGATCGAACCGCGGGTCGCCGCGAACCACTTCGCCGCCCTCCCCCCGCTGCTGGCGGGGAGCCGGGACCTCATCGCCACCATGCCGGACACGATCGCCGAGGGCTGGGCGCGCACCTGGCCGCTCGTGGTCCGGCCGCTTCCGTTCGAGATGCCGGCGATCGACGTGAGCCTCTACCGCCGATCCACGACCCAGCACACGGCCGCACTGGACTGGCTCTTCGGCACGGTGGCGCACGCCATCCGCGGCTCCTCAGGCAGGTTCCAGGTGATCCACGGCGACGCCACCGGGCCCTGA
- the ligM gene encoding vanillate/3-O-methylgallate O-demethylase encodes MARNLQELLDEKGNIVEMLRDSQLGTYIYPVVPAEFTNWRREQKAWRETAVLYDQTHHMVNFFVSGPDALKLLSDTGINSFANFPVNTAKQFVPTASNGGVIGDGILFHETEGHYVYVGRAPGANWLQFHAETGGYNVEFRYDDRSPSRPYGAAVHREYYRFQIQGPNAWNIIEKLNGGTLEKVKFFHMGEMTIAGERVHTLRHGMAGAPGLEIWGPYEQHGKIRDAVLEAGREFGIEPCGSRAYSSNTLESGWIPSPLPAIYTSEAERAYREWLPANSYEAINALAGSFVSDNIEDYYLNPWELGYGSFVKFDHDFIGRDALEKVDPEAQRKKVTLAWNDEDLAKILTSVIDREGVGYQFFDLPNANYGSSNYDAVIDADGNNVGLSLFTGVTANEKRGLSLATVDRDVPIGAEVRVVWGEPNGGSKKTTVEPHDQIAVRAVVSPVPYAETARQEYQGGWRTSGAL; translated from the coding sequence ATGGCACGTAACCTGCAGGAGCTGCTGGACGAGAAGGGGAACATCGTTGAGATGCTCCGTGACTCCCAGCTCGGAACCTACATCTACCCCGTCGTTCCGGCGGAGTTCACCAACTGGCGGCGCGAGCAGAAGGCGTGGCGCGAGACCGCCGTGCTGTATGACCAGACCCACCACATGGTCAACTTCTTCGTCTCCGGGCCCGACGCGCTGAAGCTGCTCAGTGACACCGGAATCAACTCGTTCGCCAACTTCCCGGTGAACACGGCGAAGCAGTTCGTCCCGACCGCATCCAACGGCGGCGTGATCGGTGACGGCATCCTCTTCCACGAGACGGAAGGGCACTACGTCTACGTCGGTCGCGCGCCCGGCGCGAACTGGCTGCAGTTCCACGCCGAGACCGGCGGCTACAACGTCGAGTTCCGCTACGACGACCGTTCGCCCTCGCGCCCCTACGGCGCGGCGGTGCACCGCGAGTACTACCGCTTCCAGATCCAGGGCCCGAACGCCTGGAACATCATCGAGAAGCTCAACGGCGGGACGCTCGAGAAGGTCAAGTTCTTCCACATGGGCGAGATGACCATCGCCGGCGAGCGGGTGCACACCCTCCGTCACGGCATGGCCGGCGCCCCGGGACTGGAGATCTGGGGCCCGTACGAGCAGCACGGCAAGATCCGCGACGCCGTGCTCGAGGCCGGTCGCGAGTTCGGTATCGAGCCCTGCGGCTCGCGTGCGTACTCGTCGAACACGCTGGAGTCGGGCTGGATCCCGTCACCGCTGCCCGCGATCTACACGAGCGAGGCCGAGCGCGCCTACCGCGAGTGGCTGCCCGCCAACAGCTACGAGGCGATCAACGCCCTCGCCGGTTCGTTCGTCTCGGACAACATCGAGGACTACTACCTCAACCCGTGGGAGCTCGGGTACGGCTCGTTCGTCAAGTTCGACCACGACTTCATCGGCCGCGACGCGCTCGAGAAGGTCGACCCGGAGGCCCAGCGCAAGAAGGTCACGCTGGCCTGGAACGACGAGGACCTCGCGAAGATCCTCACCTCGGTCATCGACCGCGAGGGCGTGGGCTACCAGTTCTTCGACCTGCCCAACGCGAACTACGGGTCGTCGAACTACGACGCCGTGATCGACGCGGACGGCAACAACGTGGGCCTGTCGCTGTTCACGGGTGTGACGGCCAACGAGAAGCGCGGCCTCTCGCTCGCCACGGTCGACCGCGACGTGCCGATCGGCGCGGAGGTGCGCGTGGTCTGGGGCGAGCCGAACGGCGGATCGAAGAAGACGACCGTCGAACCGCACGACCAGATCGCCGTGCGCGCTGTCGTCAGCCCCGTCCCGTACGCGGAGACGGCTCGGCAGGAGTACCAGGGCGGCTGGCGGACCAGCGGAGCGCTCTGA
- a CDS encoding PIG-L deacetylase family protein, whose translation MSEVTPALLVVSAHAGDFVWRAGGAIAAATARGERATVVCLSYGERGESASQWLQGKSLDEIKDIRRAEAEAAAAALGAEIEFLDLGDYPLRESPEAVTALVDVYRRVQPTVVLTHPLADPYNGDHPAAARMALEARVLAQAIGVANSDGSVPTKDEIIGAPPVFFFEPHQPEQCDFKPNVLLDITDAFPAKRAAMECLPAQKHMWSYYTDLAVRRGVQVKRNAGPNLGLAHETMGEAYMRYFPEVTGVLG comes from the coding sequence ATGTCAGAGGTCACCCCCGCGCTGCTGGTGGTCAGCGCCCACGCCGGAGACTTCGTCTGGCGCGCCGGTGGCGCGATCGCCGCCGCGACTGCGCGCGGAGAGCGAGCCACGGTCGTCTGCCTCAGCTACGGTGAGCGCGGCGAGTCCGCCAGCCAGTGGCTGCAGGGCAAGTCGCTCGACGAGATCAAGGACATCCGCCGCGCCGAGGCCGAAGCCGCCGCGGCAGCCCTCGGCGCCGAGATCGAGTTCCTCGATCTGGGCGATTACCCGCTGCGCGAATCGCCGGAGGCCGTGACGGCGCTCGTCGACGTCTACCGCCGCGTGCAGCCGACGGTCGTGCTCACCCACCCGCTCGCCGACCCCTACAACGGCGACCACCCGGCCGCAGCGCGCATGGCCCTCGAGGCGCGGGTCCTCGCCCAGGCGATCGGCGTCGCGAACTCCGACGGTTCCGTCCCGACCAAGGACGAGATCATCGGCGCCCCGCCGGTGTTCTTCTTCGAACCGCACCAGCCCGAGCAGTGCGACTTCAAGCCGAACGTGCTGCTCGACATCACCGACGCCTTCCCGGCCAAGCGCGCCGCGATGGAGTGCCTGCCCGCGCAGAAGCACATGTGGTCGTACTACACCGACCTCGCGGTGCGCCGCGGCGTGCAGGTCAAGCGGAACGCCGGCCCGAACCTGGGACTGGCGCACGAGACGATGGGCGAGGCGTACATGCGCTACTTCCCGGAGGTCACCGGGGTGCTCGGATGA
- a CDS encoding 4-carboxy-4-hydroxy-2-oxoadipate aldolase/oxaloacetate decarboxylase: MNQPVIVTDIARADAAAADALAEHGVATVHEAMGRTGLVGPDIRPIQDGVRIAGTAVTILQAPGDNLMIHAAVEQCRDGDVLVIATTSPSTDGAFGDLFATALKARGVRGMITTGGVRDIADLREMDFPVWSRAVHSQGTVKATPGSVNVPIVVDGAVVNPGDVVIADDDGIVVVPRLQAEAVVAAAEARVAKEAADRDAYGSGRELSLDRKGLRPLLADLGVEYVTQAEYDGGGR; encoded by the coding sequence ATGAACCAGCCCGTCATCGTCACCGACATCGCGCGAGCGGATGCGGCAGCCGCCGACGCCCTCGCCGAGCACGGCGTCGCGACGGTGCACGAGGCCATGGGACGGACGGGGCTCGTGGGCCCCGACATCCGCCCCATCCAGGATGGCGTGCGGATCGCCGGCACGGCGGTGACGATCCTGCAGGCCCCCGGGGACAACCTCATGATCCATGCGGCGGTCGAGCAGTGCCGCGACGGGGACGTCCTGGTCATCGCCACGACCTCCCCCTCCACCGACGGCGCCTTCGGCGACCTCTTCGCGACCGCGCTGAAGGCCCGCGGCGTCCGCGGCATGATCACGACCGGCGGCGTGCGCGACATCGCGGACCTGCGCGAGATGGACTTCCCGGTGTGGTCCCGCGCGGTGCACTCGCAGGGGACGGTGAAGGCGACGCCCGGCTCGGTCAACGTGCCGATCGTGGTCGACGGAGCGGTCGTGAATCCCGGCGACGTGGTCATCGCGGACGACGACGGGATCGTCGTGGTGCCGCGGCTGCAGGCGGAGGCGGTCGTCGCCGCCGCCGAGGCACGCGTGGCGAAGGAGGCGGCCGACCGCGACGCCTACGGCAGCGGCCGGGAGCTGAGCCTGGACCGCAAGGGGCTGCGGCCTCTCCTCGCGGACCTCGGCGTGGAGTACGTCACCCAAGCGGAGTACGACGGTGGCGGCCGCTGA
- a CDS encoding 4-oxalomesaconate tautomerase, producing the protein MAAADTARTGIPCMLMRGGTSKGAYFLAEDMPGDPAERDDLLLRIMGSPDPSQIDGLGGAHPLTSKVAIVSRSTEPGIDVDYLFLQVAVEEPVVADAQTCGNLLAGIGPFAIERGLVAASGDESTVRIRLLNTGDVATATFATPGGLPDYDGDTAIDGVPGTAGRITLELTGGDKPLLPTGRPADDIDGHRVTLIDNGMPVALLRADEFGVSGDESPAELEERADLHEALERVRLEAGRLMGLGDVAAQTVPKMFLLSPPRRAGAISTRAFIPARVHTSIGVLMAASVAAGIRIPDAVGSDLAVLADPDVTDIEHPSGTFSATVGVTRDADGTWRAASTSIRTARKIFDGRVFPRPRR; encoded by the coding sequence GTGGCGGCCGCTGACACGGCGCGCACCGGCATCCCCTGCATGCTGATGCGCGGCGGGACCTCCAAAGGCGCGTACTTCCTCGCCGAAGACATGCCCGGGGACCCCGCCGAGCGCGACGACCTGCTGCTCCGGATCATGGGCAGCCCCGACCCCAGCCAGATCGACGGTCTGGGCGGCGCGCACCCGCTGACCTCCAAGGTCGCGATCGTCTCCCGCTCCACCGAGCCCGGCATCGACGTGGACTACCTCTTCCTGCAGGTCGCCGTCGAGGAGCCGGTGGTCGCCGATGCGCAGACCTGCGGCAACCTCCTGGCCGGCATCGGCCCCTTCGCGATCGAGCGCGGTCTCGTGGCGGCATCCGGCGACGAGAGCACGGTCCGCATCCGCCTGCTCAACACCGGCGACGTCGCCACGGCGACGTTCGCCACCCCCGGCGGCCTTCCCGACTACGACGGGGACACCGCGATCGACGGGGTGCCCGGCACCGCGGGCCGGATCACCCTGGAACTCACCGGCGGGGACAAGCCCCTCCTCCCGACCGGCCGGCCGGCGGACGACATCGACGGACACCGCGTCACCCTGATCGACAACGGGATGCCGGTGGCATTGCTCCGGGCGGACGAGTTCGGGGTCTCCGGCGACGAGTCCCCCGCCGAGCTCGAGGAGCGCGCCGACCTGCACGAGGCTCTCGAACGCGTGCGGCTCGAGGCGGGGCGGCTCATGGGTCTCGGCGACGTCGCCGCCCAGACGGTCCCGAAGATGTTCCTGCTCTCGCCCCCGCGTCGCGCCGGCGCGATCTCGACGCGCGCCTTCATCCCGGCCCGCGTGCACACCTCCATCGGGGTGCTCATGGCCGCTTCCGTGGCCGCCGGCATCCGCATCCCGGATGCGGTCGGCTCCGATCTCGCGGTCCTCGCCGACCCGGACGTCACCGACATCGAGCACCCGAGCGGAACCTTCTCCGCCACCGTCGGCGTGACCCGGGATGCCGACGGCACCTGGCGCGCCGCATCCACCTCCATCCGCACCGCCCGCAAGATCTTCGACGGCCGGGTCTTCCCCCGGCCCCGGCGGTAG
- a CDS encoding VOC family protein, translating into MAHSENFDLAHVGAIELFTPKFEESLHFFRDLLAMREVARIGDSAYLRCWDEYQQYSLKLTASDTNGVGRTLFRTTSEEALQRRVAAIEKTGLGHGWREPEVGVGRSYEFEDPDGHLMALYFDTELYVADDEDRPALKNQASAYPGRGINVRRLDHINYLASDVTKAGEFWRDTMMVRESERVRLDEGGYAAWWFRFHQKSYDVVYSDDWTKERGRFHHFAFAPDSREDILKAADICLENGIYIEYGPYKHAINQTFFLYVWEPGGNRIEFATAQGRLILDPDWPVVEWTQAERAKGQAWGMKTVATFHTHGTPYVENQEEIDRQALAGNH; encoded by the coding sequence ATGGCCCATTCCGAGAATTTCGATCTCGCCCACGTCGGCGCGATCGAACTGTTCACCCCCAAGTTCGAGGAGAGCCTGCACTTCTTCCGCGATCTCCTCGCGATGCGCGAGGTCGCCCGCATCGGCGACTCGGCGTACCTGCGCTGCTGGGACGAGTACCAGCAGTACTCCCTCAAGCTCACCGCCTCCGACACGAACGGCGTCGGACGCACGCTCTTCCGCACGACCAGCGAGGAGGCGCTGCAGCGCCGTGTCGCCGCGATCGAGAAGACGGGCCTCGGCCACGGCTGGCGCGAGCCGGAGGTGGGCGTCGGACGCTCCTACGAGTTCGAGGACCCGGACGGGCACCTCATGGCCCTCTACTTCGACACCGAGCTCTACGTCGCCGACGACGAGGACCGCCCCGCGCTGAAGAACCAGGCGTCGGCGTACCCCGGACGCGGCATCAACGTCCGCCGCCTCGACCACATCAACTACCTGGCCAGCGATGTCACGAAGGCCGGTGAGTTCTGGCGCGACACCATGATGGTGCGCGAGTCGGAGCGGGTGCGCCTGGACGAGGGCGGCTATGCGGCCTGGTGGTTCCGGTTCCACCAGAAGTCCTACGACGTCGTGTACTCCGACGACTGGACGAAGGAGCGCGGGCGTTTCCACCACTTCGCCTTCGCCCCGGACTCGCGCGAGGACATCCTCAAGGCTGCCGACATCTGCCTGGAGAACGGCATCTACATCGAGTACGGCCCGTACAAGCACGCCATCAACCAGACGTTCTTCCTGTACGTCTGGGAGCCGGGCGGGAACCGCATCGAGTTCGCCACCGCGCAGGGCCGACTCATCCTCGACCCCGACTGGCCGGTCGTGGAGTGGACGCAGGCCGAGCGGGCGAAGGGCCAGGCCTGGGGGATGAAGACGGTGGCCACCTTCCACACGCACGGCACCCCGTACGTGGAGAACCAGGAGGAGATCGACCGTCAGGCCCTGGCCGGCAACCACTGA
- a CDS encoding FAD-dependent monooxygenase, with translation MQFYRDGYRPGDPDVQPAAPEALTRSADLPAEIDVLIVGTGPAGTVLAAQLAAFPGITTRIVERRGGPLQVGQADGVACRTVEMFESFGLADALLREAYWVNEVRFWSPSEADRSKIARTGWVQDTPEGLSEFPHVIVNQARMQQYLLDHAARSASRLTPDYGIELVTLTVGDGEYPVEVTLRRTEGPRDGEEFTVRAKYVVGCDGARSNVRRAIGRELRGDAANHAWGVMDVLATTDFPDWRTKNVIQSAGKGSLIMIPREGGNMVRCYVDLGVVEAGDSEIRKTTVEQLTAVTNAILHPYSIDVKSVAWSSVYEVGQRLADRFDDVPAEDVPARLPHVFIAGDACHTHSAKAGQGMNVSMQDAFNLGWKLAAVLEGRSAASLLHTYTAERQTVAKDLIEFDKFWSAFVAQPTLDPAHPELGGVTAEAMQAEFARQGRYTAGLATRYLPSLLTGAGTHQDLAEGFEIGTRFHSAPVMRVADGKPVHLGHAHRADGRWRIYAFDGTDGGGLREFAEWIGTSEDSPVVRFRPEGADVDGVIDVHGIFRGSHHDIDVTALPEMLIPRTGPLGLQDWEKAWAADPRDDIFAARGIAASGAVVVVRPDQYVAHVLPLTARAELTGFFAGFLVEQRATARR, from the coding sequence ATGCAGTTCTACCGTGACGGATACCGACCGGGCGATCCCGACGTGCAGCCGGCGGCGCCGGAGGCGCTGACCCGCAGCGCCGACCTCCCCGCGGAGATCGACGTGCTCATCGTCGGCACCGGCCCCGCGGGCACCGTCCTGGCCGCGCAGCTGGCGGCGTTCCCCGGCATCACGACACGGATCGTGGAACGCCGCGGCGGCCCGCTCCAGGTCGGGCAGGCGGATGGCGTCGCCTGTCGCACGGTCGAGATGTTCGAATCGTTCGGCCTCGCCGACGCACTCCTGCGCGAGGCCTACTGGGTCAACGAGGTGCGCTTCTGGAGCCCCTCCGAAGCGGACCGCTCGAAGATCGCGCGCACCGGATGGGTGCAGGACACCCCGGAGGGACTCAGCGAGTTCCCCCACGTGATCGTGAACCAGGCCCGGATGCAGCAGTACCTGCTCGACCACGCCGCCCGCTCGGCGAGCCGACTGACTCCGGACTACGGCATCGAGCTGGTCACCCTCACCGTGGGCGACGGCGAGTACCCGGTCGAGGTGACCCTGCGCCGCACCGAGGGGCCGCGCGACGGCGAGGAGTTCACCGTGCGCGCCAAGTACGTCGTCGGATGCGACGGCGCGCGCAGCAACGTCCGCCGCGCCATCGGCCGGGAGCTGCGCGGCGACGCCGCCAACCACGCCTGGGGCGTCATGGACGTGCTCGCCACCACGGACTTCCCGGACTGGCGCACCAAGAACGTCATCCAGTCCGCAGGAAAGGGCAGTCTCATCATGATCCCCCGCGAGGGCGGCAACATGGTGCGCTGCTACGTGGACCTCGGCGTCGTCGAGGCGGGCGACAGCGAGATCCGCAAGACCACCGTCGAGCAGCTCACGGCGGTCACGAACGCCATCCTGCACCCGTACTCGATCGACGTGAAGTCCGTGGCCTGGTCGTCGGTGTACGAGGTCGGCCAGCGTCTCGCCGACCGGTTCGACGACGTGCCCGCCGAGGACGTCCCCGCGCGTCTGCCGCACGTGTTCATCGCCGGCGATGCCTGCCACACCCACTCCGCCAAGGCGGGTCAGGGCATGAACGTCTCCATGCAGGATGCGTTCAACCTCGGCTGGAAGCTGGCCGCGGTGCTGGAGGGGCGCTCGGCGGCGAGCCTGCTGCACACCTACACCGCCGAGCGTCAGACGGTCGCGAAGGACCTCATCGAGTTCGACAAGTTCTGGTCGGCCTTCGTCGCCCAGCCCACCCTGGATCCGGCGCATCCGGAACTCGGCGGCGTGACCGCGGAGGCCATGCAGGCGGAGTTCGCGCGGCAGGGGCGGTACACCGCCGGACTCGCGACCCGCTACCTCCCGTCGCTCCTCACCGGCGCCGGCACGCACCAGGACCTCGCCGAGGGCTTCGAGATCGGCACCCGCTTCCACTCCGCTCCGGTGATGCGAGTCGCGGACGGCAAGCCCGTGCACCTCGGTCACGCCCACCGCGCCGACGGACGGTGGCGCATCTACGCCTTCGACGGCACGGACGGTGGTGGCCTGCGCGAGTTCGCGGAGTGGATCGGCACGTCCGAGGATTCGCCGGTCGTCCGCTTCCGGCCCGAGGGCGCTGACGTGGACGGCGTCATCGACGTGCACGGGATCTTCCGCGGCAGCCACCACGACATCGACGTGACCGCGCTGCCGGAGATGCTGATCCCACGGACGGGTCCGCTGGGCCTTCAGGACTGGGAGAAGGCCTGGGCCGCCGACCCGCGGGACGACATCTTCGCCGCGCGCGGCATCGCCGCATCCGGTGCCGTCGTCGTCGTCCGGCCGGATCAGTACGTCGCCCACGTGCTCCCGCTCACGGCCCGCGCCGAGCTCACCGGTTTCTTCGCCGGCTTCCTGGTCGAGCAGCGCGCGACCGCGCGGCGATGA